CGGCATTTAAATGCTGAAACGCTTTTTCGGCAATGTGCCAGTGGGTGATTTCTTTCGGCATGTTCTACTGTTCGGTAACCATGGATCCGGCAGCGGCTAAAGATGCTTCTGCAAGTGGAAAAAAGGAATGCTGATTTTGGTCTTTAGGTGGATGGTCAAAATACCCGCGGTGATCAAAATCAGTGCCAGTATGATTTTACCCGTTATCGGTTCATCCAGAATTATGCCCCCGAGGACTACCCCGGAGACGGGCATGAGAAAGATAAATGAGTGTAATGCAACCGCCC
The sequence above is a segment of the Candidatus Desulfatibia profunda genome. Coding sequences within it:
- a CDS encoding DMT family transporter, whose translation is FWEGFLIFQLNTKVLGALFYQIFVTGSFGFVAWTYLLQKHGAVALHSFIFLMPVSGVVLGGIILDEPITGKIILALILITAGILTIHLKTKISIPFFHLQKHL